One Parachlamydia sp. AcF125 DNA segment encodes these proteins:
- a CDS encoding bifunctional proline dehydrogenase/L-glutamate gamma-semialdehyde dehydrogenase encodes MEGSRYIIQSKKIIEGLKGQSLTVEERRELAIELATLIQKEARRSISNKERRVQAQLAGMMNDPSGKLFTMHMTDQCFRSSKASRVADQLLYLLKQHGVPSYLSYDKQFQLYTFKWLASKIPSLVVPLTKRTLRKETTPLVLPGEWNSLSKHIRKRRDERMRINLNRIGEAILGEKEAEKRLEKYMEDLSRPEIESISVKVSTLSSQLNLVDREGTLNHLSDALRKLYRAAQQFQYVRPNGMRSPKLVNLDMEEFRDLYLTVELFKRVLEEPEFFKYKAGIVLQSYIPDSFLLQQELTVWAMRRTANGGAPIKIRIVKGANLAAEKVDAALHGWPLATYQTKLETDSNFKRMLTYGMQLEHAQSVQMGIGSHNLFDIGYAIVLAAEKELWPYVQFEMLEGMGAPLPRVVKELTRELLLYCPAAEKEHFQNAVAYLIRRLDENTASENFLRYLFSMIPGTRYWQSQVNLFSYACHTMQNVNMSPKRTQNRFFPPPEPPLISPFLNEPDTDWALPPNSKWAKAIIAEWENYSFAPIPLMIAGEAIHHSNPALIAHGVDPSHPNKPLYTCSLADSTQINQAIQAALKASSSWRETSIEERSLCLAKAAQAFRMNRGKLIGAMMAETGKTIAEADSEISEAIDFIEYYRRKAEELVHFKEIAWSSKGIVLVASPWNFPCSIPIGGIVAALATGNCVLFKPAPEAVLVGWTLTQILWEAGIDPHVLQFIPCQDDPVGSELVKDPRISLVVLTGATATAKHLLSLRPGLDLIAETGGKNSLIITSLADRDLAIKDLIHSAFSHSGQKCSACSLAILEAEVYDDPLFRAQLCDAVESLPVGTPWNLSTRINPLIRPPNENLLKGLTSLEEGEEWLLSPKQDPANPHLWSPGIKIGVTKGSFTYTHELFGPVLGIMRAENLQHALELANGTSYGLTAGLHSLDEREQKYWRQHIQAGNCYINRTITGALVQRQPFGGCKQSSFGPNIKAGGPHTLTQFMLAEQKILPENHGQTPAFAASIAEHLEKNGFSSEKINRWNIAVADYMQAWNTYFSRDQDPSKILGQDNLLHYAPYPKMFFRIQDSDDYIEILLVMAAAHLCGTPLEISGGPKHLERLIQTDWAQQSPPLNISIETEEDFIAKISEIQYGRIRLLSPCSPFLLEKLSKSYFALISSPVLSKGYLELIKYVREVAFSINYHRYGNLGEREFQV; translated from the coding sequence ATGGAAGGCTCTCGGTATATCATACAATCAAAAAAAATCATTGAAGGCCTTAAAGGCCAATCACTAACAGTGGAAGAGCGGCGCGAGCTTGCAATCGAGCTAGCCACCTTAATTCAAAAAGAAGCGCGCCGTTCCATTTCCAATAAAGAGAGACGCGTACAAGCACAGCTCGCGGGAATGATGAACGATCCTTCTGGCAAGCTTTTTACCATGCATATGACCGATCAGTGCTTCCGTAGCTCAAAAGCTAGCCGAGTAGCCGATCAACTCCTCTATCTTCTCAAACAACATGGGGTCCCTTCTTATCTCTCTTACGATAAACAATTCCAGCTATACACTTTTAAATGGTTAGCAAGCAAAATTCCTAGCCTCGTCGTTCCTCTTACTAAAAGAACCCTAAGAAAAGAAACCACCCCGTTGGTCCTTCCAGGTGAATGGAATTCGCTCTCAAAACATATCCGGAAAAGAAGAGATGAGAGAATGCGAATTAACCTCAATAGAATAGGAGAGGCTATTTTAGGTGAAAAAGAAGCTGAAAAGCGTTTAGAAAAATACATGGAAGACCTTTCAAGGCCAGAGATTGAATCCATCTCTGTCAAGGTTTCAACCCTCTCAAGTCAGCTTAACCTTGTTGATCGTGAAGGCACTCTCAATCATTTATCCGATGCTCTGAGAAAATTGTATCGCGCTGCTCAGCAATTCCAATATGTGCGGCCCAATGGGATGCGTTCCCCTAAATTAGTGAATTTAGATATGGAGGAATTTCGCGATTTATATTTAACGGTAGAATTATTTAAAAGGGTCCTAGAGGAACCTGAATTTTTTAAATATAAAGCGGGAATTGTTTTACAAAGCTATATCCCTGATTCTTTTCTTCTGCAGCAAGAGCTTACAGTTTGGGCAATGAGACGCACAGCTAATGGGGGAGCCCCTATTAAAATTCGGATTGTGAAAGGAGCTAACTTAGCCGCCGAAAAAGTGGATGCCGCTCTTCATGGATGGCCCTTGGCAACTTATCAAACTAAGTTAGAAACAGATAGCAATTTTAAGCGCATGCTCACTTACGGAATGCAGCTTGAGCATGCTCAATCCGTTCAAATGGGGATTGGCAGCCACAACCTTTTTGATATTGGTTATGCGATTGTCTTAGCTGCAGAAAAAGAGCTATGGCCCTACGTACAGTTTGAAATGTTGGAAGGGATGGGAGCACCCCTGCCCCGTGTGGTAAAAGAGCTCACCCGTGAACTATTGCTTTATTGTCCGGCGGCAGAGAAAGAGCATTTTCAAAACGCGGTGGCTTACCTTATTCGCCGATTAGATGAAAATACAGCTTCGGAGAACTTTCTTCGCTACCTCTTTAGTATGATTCCTGGGACGAGATACTGGCAGTCGCAAGTTAACCTCTTCTCTTATGCCTGCCATACCATGCAAAATGTTAACATGAGTCCTAAACGCACCCAAAACCGATTTTTCCCTCCTCCAGAACCGCCCCTTATCTCTCCCTTTTTAAATGAACCTGATACTGATTGGGCTCTTCCCCCCAACTCAAAATGGGCAAAAGCAATTATAGCGGAGTGGGAAAATTATTCTTTCGCCCCCATTCCCCTCATGATTGCTGGAGAAGCCATCCATCACTCAAACCCTGCTTTGATCGCACATGGCGTAGATCCTTCTCATCCAAACAAGCCTTTATATACTTGCTCTTTAGCGGATTCTACCCAAATTAATCAAGCCATTCAAGCAGCTTTAAAAGCTTCTTCAAGTTGGCGTGAAACTTCTATTGAAGAGCGCTCCCTTTGCCTTGCAAAAGCTGCTCAGGCCTTTAGAATGAATCGGGGAAAATTAATTGGCGCCATGATGGCCGAAACAGGTAAAACGATTGCTGAAGCAGATTCAGAAATATCGGAAGCTATCGATTTTATCGAATACTACCGGCGAAAAGCGGAAGAATTAGTCCACTTTAAAGAAATCGCTTGGTCTTCCAAAGGAATTGTCTTGGTGGCTTCCCCTTGGAATTTTCCCTGCTCTATTCCTATTGGAGGGATTGTGGCAGCTCTAGCAACTGGCAATTGCGTGCTTTTCAAGCCAGCTCCCGAGGCTGTATTAGTGGGGTGGACGCTTACCCAAATTTTGTGGGAGGCAGGAATTGATCCGCATGTTTTACAATTTATTCCTTGTCAGGATGACCCCGTGGGCAGTGAACTTGTAAAAGACCCGCGCATTTCCCTAGTTGTCTTAACAGGTGCCACCGCCACGGCCAAACATCTGCTCTCCCTCCGCCCTGGACTTGATTTAATTGCCGAAACAGGCGGAAAAAATTCGTTGATTATCACCAGCTTAGCCGATCGAGATCTTGCCATTAAAGACCTAATTCATTCTGCATTTTCCCATTCTGGACAAAAATGCAGTGCCTGTAGTTTAGCTATATTGGAAGCAGAAGTTTACGATGACCCCCTTTTTCGCGCTCAACTATGCGATGCGGTGGAAAGCCTTCCAGTGGGCACGCCGTGGAACCTCTCCACCCGCATCAATCCTTTAATTCGTCCCCCTAATGAAAACCTTTTAAAAGGGCTCACTTCCCTTGAAGAGGGAGAAGAATGGCTGCTTTCACCCAAACAAGATCCTGCAAATCCCCATCTTTGGAGTCCTGGGATTAAAATAGGGGTAACTAAAGGAAGCTTTACCTATACCCATGAACTTTTTGGCCCAGTTTTAGGAATTATGCGAGCAGAGAACCTCCAACACGCTTTAGAGCTGGCTAATGGCACTTCTTATGGATTGACAGCTGGCCTACATTCCTTAGATGAGCGTGAACAAAAATATTGGAGGCAACATATTCAAGCGGGAAATTGTTATATCAATCGCACCATTACTGGAGCCCTTGTACAAAGGCAACCATTCGGTGGTTGCAAGCAAAGCAGCTTTGGACCCAACATCAAAGCGGGTGGCCCTCATACTTTGACTCAATTCATGCTGGCAGAGCAAAAAATCCTGCCAGAAAATCATGGTCAAACACCTGCTTTTGCGGCCTCAATTGCCGAGCATCTAGAAAAAAACGGATTTTCTTCAGAGAAAATTAACCGCTGGAATATAGCTGTAGCTGATTATATGCAAGCATGGAACACTTATTTTAGTCGCGATCAAGACCCTTCTAAAATTCTCGGCCAAGATAATCTGCTGCACTACGCTCCTTATCCTAAAATGTTTTTTAGAATTCAGGATTCAGATGACTATATAGAGATTTTACTTGTCATGGCAGCAGCTCACCTGTGTGGCACCCCTCTAGAAATTAGCGGAGGCCCAAAGCACCTTGAGAGGTTGATCCAAACCGATTGGGCTCAACAATCTCCCCCCTTAAATATAAGCATTGAAACAGAAGAAGACTTTATCGCAAAAATTTCAGAGATTCAATATGGGCGTATCCGGCTCCTTTCGCCATGTTCTCCTTTCTTACTGGAAAAATTATCAAAAAGTTATTTTGCTTTAATCAGTTCACCTGTTCTCTCCAAAGGCTATTTAGAACTAATCAAGTATGTGAGAGAAGTGGCTTTTAGTATTAATTACCATCGCTATGGGAATTTAGGGGAGCGTGAATTCCAGGTTTAA
- a CDS encoding UvrD-helicase domain-containing protein, producing the protein MQTLNAQQIRAVQALEGPFLVLAGAGSGKTRVVTQRIAHLIEEGISPSQILAVTFTNKAASEMQNRVKELTLHSVLISTFHSLGARILRESIHAFPHYSRNFVIYDEEDVLKVIKNCMEELHITDKKIEPKTFKHLISQAKNALKTPEQINDFDAESKAELYFQKVYAAYQSRMSEYNALDFDDLLFLTVRLFREHPEVLAYYQNRWQFLLIDEYQDTNDAQYAMVAHLVEKTHNLFVVGDPDQSIYSWRGAKIHNILNFEKDFPGAQVIHLEQNYRSRSNILEASNALINNNQNRLEKSLWSDRGAGEKLKLFPAETERFEASFIAEKIQSHREQGIPYNEMVVFYRTNFQSRVLEDTFLQNEIPYTIVGGISFYQRKEIKDILAFLRIANEPNDYISFARTINLPRRGIGDTTLEKIRVHAQKNGLSILDFAEALIEQSPLPFTFKLNQKQQEGLKGYLQVVRRLKEISENGTIQASVEAAIRESGYLGLLKEDAETFQDRKANLEELISKANEWEACTPEPSLAAFLEELSLKSTAEETDHSKKRVNLMTIHNGKGLEFMVVFLAGMEEDLFPHANSKGNFDALEEERRLCYVGMTRAKEYLYLTFARNRHLWGTMRSQRASRFLSEIPSPLIEKINLSQRHAPYRSAILEYKKIESAISMEEPVFLEAGDTIFHQEFGVGKIHKAYQGSIGLTYQIFFVKDSRERTLVAKYAKLKKL; encoded by the coding sequence ATGCAAACTCTTAATGCCCAGCAAATTCGCGCAGTTCAAGCTTTAGAAGGTCCTTTTTTAGTCCTTGCGGGAGCTGGATCAGGAAAAACCCGCGTTGTCACCCAAAGAATCGCTCACTTAATCGAGGAAGGGATTTCCCCTTCCCAAATTTTAGCGGTGACTTTTACCAATAAAGCTGCCAGTGAAATGCAAAACCGAGTAAAAGAGCTCACGTTGCATTCTGTTTTAATTAGCACCTTTCATAGCCTGGGTGCGCGCATTTTGCGCGAGTCTATTCACGCATTCCCCCATTATTCCCGCAATTTTGTGATTTACGACGAAGAAGACGTTTTGAAAGTCATCAAAAATTGCATGGAAGAATTGCATATAACGGATAAAAAAATTGAACCAAAGACATTTAAACATCTAATTTCCCAGGCAAAAAATGCGTTGAAAACGCCGGAACAAATTAACGATTTTGATGCGGAATCAAAGGCTGAACTTTATTTTCAAAAAGTTTATGCAGCTTACCAAAGTCGCATGAGTGAATACAATGCGCTCGATTTTGACGATCTTTTGTTTTTAACCGTACGCCTCTTTCGAGAACATCCAGAAGTGCTGGCCTATTATCAAAATCGGTGGCAATTTCTACTCATTGATGAATATCAGGATACGAACGACGCGCAATATGCAATGGTCGCTCATCTGGTGGAAAAAACTCACAATTTATTTGTAGTAGGGGATCCCGATCAATCGATTTATTCTTGGCGGGGGGCCAAAATTCATAATATCCTCAACTTTGAAAAAGACTTTCCAGGCGCCCAAGTGATCCATCTCGAGCAAAATTATCGGAGTCGGAGCAACATTTTAGAAGCTTCGAATGCTTTAATTAACAACAATCAAAATCGCCTTGAAAAATCATTGTGGAGCGATCGGGGTGCTGGAGAAAAGCTCAAATTATTTCCCGCCGAAACAGAACGGTTTGAAGCAAGCTTTATTGCAGAAAAAATTCAGAGCCATCGCGAGCAAGGCATCCCTTACAACGAGATGGTCGTCTTTTATCGCACAAACTTCCAATCGCGTGTACTTGAAGATACATTTCTGCAAAATGAGATTCCCTACACAATTGTGGGAGGCATTTCATTTTATCAAAGAAAAGAGATCAAAGACATTTTAGCCTTTCTGCGCATCGCAAATGAACCCAATGATTATATCTCCTTTGCCCGCACCATCAACCTTCCCAGAAGGGGAATCGGCGATACCACTTTAGAAAAAATTCGAGTTCATGCTCAAAAAAATGGCCTCTCTATTTTAGATTTTGCTGAAGCCCTCATTGAACAAAGCCCCCTTCCTTTTACCTTCAAACTGAACCAAAAACAACAAGAGGGGCTTAAAGGCTATTTGCAAGTCGTGAGGCGTTTAAAAGAGATATCAGAGAATGGCACTATTCAGGCAAGCGTAGAAGCTGCCATTAGGGAAAGCGGCTACCTCGGGTTGCTAAAAGAAGATGCCGAGACTTTTCAAGATCGGAAAGCCAACTTAGAAGAGTTAATCTCTAAAGCCAATGAATGGGAAGCTTGCACACCTGAACCCTCATTAGCGGCCTTTTTAGAAGAGCTTTCCCTCAAGTCAACAGCCGAAGAAACCGATCACTCTAAAAAGCGGGTCAATTTAATGACCATCCACAACGGAAAAGGGTTAGAATTTATGGTTGTTTTTCTCGCTGGCATGGAGGAAGATTTATTCCCCCACGCCAATTCAAAAGGCAACTTTGATGCCCTCGAGGAAGAGCGTCGATTGTGCTATGTAGGGATGACACGTGCTAAAGAATACCTCTATCTCACTTTTGCGCGCAATCGCCATTTATGGGGAACCATGCGCTCTCAACGTGCTAGCCGCTTCCTCAGCGAAATCCCCTCTCCTTTGATTGAAAAAATAAACTTAAGTCAACGGCATGCTCCTTATCGATCGGCAATCCTCGAGTATAAAAAGATAGAATCAGCCATCTCTATGGAGGAACCAGTTTTTCTCGAAGCGGGTGACACCATTTTTCACCAAGAATTCGGCGTAGGAAAAATCCATAAAGCTTACCAAGGTTCAATTGGCCTAACTTATCAGATTTTTTTTGTGAAGGATAGCCGCGAAAGAACCCTTGTGGCAAAGTATGCCAAATTAAAAAAGCTATGA
- a CDS encoding transcriptional regulator gives MARSKNYQDFLIEQLKDHDEAIAYLNAALEESLKGDKESQHVFLIALRNVAEAQGGIGVSAKKAHVGSESLYKTLSGTGKPKWHTLVSLCVAMGMNLRLT, from the coding sequence ATGGCAAGAAGTAAAAATTATCAAGATTTTCTCATAGAGCAACTCAAAGATCATGATGAAGCGATTGCCTATCTAAATGCTGCCTTGGAAGAAAGCCTTAAAGGCGATAAAGAGTCCCAACATGTTTTTCTGATTGCTCTCCGCAATGTCGCAGAAGCGCAGGGTGGTATAGGCGTTTCGGCTAAAAAAGCCCATGTCGGTAGCGAAAGCCTCTATAAAACCCTTTCAGGCACAGGTAAACCTAAATGGCATACGCTTGTCTCTTTGTGCGTTGCTATGGGAATGAATTTGAGATTAACTTAA
- a CDS encoding type II toxin-antitoxin system RelE/ParE family toxin translates to MQTLQEGVCELRIHYGPRIRIYYGKIGNKVILLLCGGDKNSQERDIAKAKEYLKDYPSRELGHGKK, encoded by the coding sequence TTGCAAACTCTGCAAGAAGGTGTTTGCGAGCTTAGGATTCATTACGGGCCGAGGATTAGAATATATTACGGTAAGATTGGGAACAAAGTCATTTTGCTTCTTTGCGGTGGCGACAAGAACTCTCAAGAAAGAGACATCGCAAAGGCAAAGGAGTATTTGAAAGATTATCCATCTAGGGAGTTAGGCCATGGCAAGAAGTAA
- a CDS encoding type II toxin-antitoxin system RelE/ParE family toxin has product MKFEIWIEDIKEIHTRAKILTQLDHFDHLKLRKFGNCKALQKGVCELRIYCLPGVRISYGKDWEKNHFASLRGQQGLSRKRHRKGKGVFERLSI; this is encoded by the coding sequence TTGAAATTTGAGATTTGGATTGAGGATATCAAGGAGATCCACACACGGGCTAAAATTTTGACTCAGCTTGATCATTTTGATCATTTAAAGCTCAGAAAATTCGGAAATTGCAAAGCCCTGCAAAAAGGTGTTTGCGAGCTTAGGATTTATTGCCTGCCGGGGGTTAGAATATCTTACGGTAAAGATTGGGAAAAAAACCATTTTGCTTCTTTAAGGGGACAACAAGGGCTCTCAAGAAAGAGACATCGCAAAGGCAAAGGAGTATTTGAAAGATTATCCATCTAG
- a CDS encoding type II toxin-antitoxin system HicA family toxin, translated as MDKKHQHTLEAIFKQPVQSNVVWKDIESLMRPLNTEITEGEGSQVRFALNGVRATFHRPHPKKETDKGALVSVRRFLENAGVTP; from the coding sequence ATGGACAAGAAACATCAGCACACGTTGGAAGCAATTTTTAAACAGCCTGTCCAATCAAATGTTGTCTGGAAGGATATTGAGTCCTTAATGAGACCTCTGAATACCGAAATTACGGAGGGAGAGGGATCGCAGGTACGGTTTGCATTAAATGGAGTACGCGCAACCTTTCATAGGCCCCATCCCAAAAAGGAAACTGATAAGGGAGCTTTGGTCTCAGTGCGCCGTTTCTTAGAAAATGCAGGAGTAACACCATGA
- a CDS encoding type II toxin-antitoxin system HicB family antitoxin codes for MMKYKGYTGHVKYDDEAKIFHGEVLGIKDVATFQGTTVEEIEQAFKDSVDDYLAFCKERGEEPDRPFSGKFNLRIPPELHAKLSIAAQLQGESLNNYITKMLHKFVA; via the coding sequence ATGATGAAGTACAAAGGCTATACCGGCCACGTTAAATATGACGACGAAGCTAAGATTTTTCACGGAGAAGTGCTTGGAATTAAGGACGTTGCCACTTTTCAAGGCACAACTGTTGAGGAGATTGAACAAGCATTTAAAGACTCAGTCGATGATTATTTAGCTTTCTGTAAGGAAAGAGGAGAGGAACCAGATAGACCTTTCTCAGGAAAATTCAACCTGAGGATTCCACCAGAATTGCATGCCAAGTTGTCTATTGCAGCCCAACTGCAGGGAGAAAGCCTCAATAATTATATTACGAAGATGCTACATAAGTTTGTTGCTTAA
- a CDS encoding type II toxin-antitoxin system RelE/ParE family toxin: MLYVIEFTHEVLEEQLPKIPKTMRQRILKAIQERLSVAPLDYGKPLQYNLKNHRRIRVGDYRVVYRVYEDRILVLIVEIDHRKDVYEV, encoded by the coding sequence ATGTTGTATGTAATAGAGTTTACTCACGAGGTATTAGAAGAACAGCTGCCTAAAATCCCTAAGACTATGCGTCAGAGAATATTGAAGGCAATTCAAGAACGGCTGAGTGTTGCTCCGCTAGATTATGGTAAGCCATTACAGTATAACTTAAAGAATCATAGACGCATCAGGGTCGGCGATTATCGTGTTGTCTATCGGGTATATGAAGATAGGATTCTCGTGTTGATAGTGGAGATTGATCATCGGAAGGATGTGTATGAAGTTTAA
- a CDS encoding DUF6290 family protein → MRNPRINVTLNPSDIEVMQILCQKKKMSMSSLAKKIIEEWLEEYEDMLLARRAEEAEKRGEGKPTHSFEEVWNKCCM, encoded by the coding sequence ATGAGGAATCCAAGAATAAACGTTACTCTGAATCCCAGTGATATAGAAGTGATGCAAATTCTCTGTCAGAAGAAGAAAATGAGTATGTCATCTTTGGCTAAGAAAATAATAGAAGAGTGGCTAGAAGAATATGAAGATATGTTATTGGCAAGGCGAGCAGAAGAAGCCGAAAAACGAGGAGAGGGGAAACCGACACACTCTTTCGAGGAAGTTTGGAATAAATGTTGTATGTAA
- a CDS encoding RNA methyltransferase: protein MPHQADPLLITSLQNPKIKQAVKLRERHARKQTDLFLIEGYRELLRAVNGGRKIDSLFFCPELYLGSNEASLIQKIARTGTALYRCTEAVFTKLSYRDRPDGLVAIAPQSHLTLGHLEKQLENQHNPFLIVAEAIEKPGNLGTILRCADAVGLDALIVCDACTDIHNPNVVRASVGTLFTVPVIESQGTETLQWLKKNNISILAATPHAKQEFTDIDLTGPLAIAVGTEQLGLSPQWMEQADIQVRIPMYGIADSLNVAMATTILLYEALRQRKRQK, encoded by the coding sequence ATGCCTCACCAAGCAGATCCTTTGCTCATCACGAGCTTGCAAAATCCCAAAATCAAACAAGCTGTTAAATTGCGCGAAAGGCATGCGCGTAAACAAACCGATCTTTTTCTAATTGAAGGTTATCGGGAGCTTTTGCGCGCGGTGAATGGCGGGCGAAAAATAGACTCTCTTTTCTTTTGTCCAGAGCTTTATCTAGGTTCTAATGAAGCAAGCTTAATTCAAAAGATTGCTCGAACAGGAACTGCGCTTTACCGTTGCACAGAAGCCGTGTTTACCAAACTTTCCTACCGGGATCGGCCTGACGGACTTGTTGCCATCGCCCCTCAATCCCATTTAACCTTAGGACATTTAGAGAAACAACTCGAAAACCAGCATAATCCCTTTTTGATTGTTGCAGAAGCGATTGAAAAACCTGGAAACTTGGGCACCATTCTGCGCTGTGCGGATGCCGTGGGGTTAGATGCCCTCATCGTATGCGATGCTTGCACAGACATCCATAACCCCAATGTTGTGCGAGCGAGCGTAGGAACACTGTTTACCGTCCCTGTGATTGAATCTCAGGGTACAGAAACGCTTCAATGGCTGAAAAAAAATAATATTTCCATTTTAGCAGCCACGCCCCACGCTAAACAGGAATTTACAGACATTGATTTAACGGGCCCTTTAGCCATCGCCGTGGGTACAGAGCAGCTAGGCCTTTCTCCCCAATGGATGGAACAAGCAGATATTCAAGTACGTATTCCCATGTATGGGATAGCCGATTCCCTCAATGTGGCCATGGCCACTACTATTCTTCTCTATGAAGCGCTCAGGCAGAGAAAGAGGCAAAAGTGA
- a CDS encoding pseudouridine synthase, which translates to MIPLEILYADNHLLVVNKPAGLLTQPTDQNPESLESLCKQWIKQEKIKTGNIFLHAVHRLDKPASGILLFARTSKALSRLSKQMREKQCKKTYLACIDKPISPSKGSLEHYLTHDHHHAKVYNHPVEEAKRSRLNYQVIQQQGSLSLLKIELITGRYHQIRAQLSHIGCPIVGDRRYGNFNTLKADVIALHHYQLVISHPTLNTPLTFEAPLPDYWPLPLSVDKLL; encoded by the coding sequence GTGATCCCTCTGGAAATTTTATATGCCGATAATCATCTTCTTGTGGTGAATAAGCCCGCCGGCCTACTCACACAGCCCACAGACCAAAATCCGGAAAGCTTAGAAAGTTTATGCAAGCAATGGATTAAACAAGAAAAAATTAAGACCGGAAACATTTTTCTACATGCTGTCCATCGCTTAGATAAACCTGCCAGCGGCATTTTGTTGTTTGCTCGTACAAGTAAAGCGTTATCTCGTCTCTCTAAACAGATGCGCGAAAAACAATGTAAAAAAACTTATCTAGCCTGTATCGATAAGCCCATTTCCCCCTCTAAAGGCTCATTAGAACATTATTTAACCCATGATCATCATCATGCAAAAGTTTATAATCACCCCGTAGAGGAGGCCAAGCGATCGAGATTGAATTATCAAGTGATCCAGCAGCAAGGCTCCCTTTCTCTTTTAAAAATCGAGTTGATTACGGGACGTTATCACCAAATTCGCGCCCAGTTAAGCCACATCGGCTGCCCCATTGTAGGCGATCGCCGTTATGGCAATTTCAACACCTTAAAAGCGGATGTGATCGCCCTTCACCATTATCAACTTGTCATCTCTCATCCTACTTTAAACACGCCTTTAACCTTTGAAGCCCCCTTGCCAGATTATTGGCCACTACCGCTTTCTGTTGATAAGCTGCTTTGA
- a CDS encoding Na(+)-translocating NADH-quinone reductase subunit A — protein MTHIHITKGLDIPIKGKPSGEIKPFIAAREGAMVHAPGLISLNLKPFEETKFRLLAKVDERVKIGQPLAEDKEAPGRMFVSPAGGVVKEIRRGLKRRLLDIVIEIEKNEEFHLYPSLNVDKASREEILEHLKAGGLFACIRSRPFNILANPHKIPKAIFVKAVESAPFAPPSEMQIQGHEKDFQRGLNALTKLTEGKVHLVYRENTSSQAFLQAQHVEKHTVNGPHPVSHVSLHIQHIDPIRSPEDTVWTLTAADVAAIGYFLTYGKILTERVISIAGPGVIENQIGYYKIRAGQSIDRLIAGKIRQGSNRLISGDPLMGERVEANDFLGFYHHVLSVISENSTREFLHFFRLGSHKFSFSRAYASGHFDNSQREYEFTTNRHGEHRAFIDSSLYNKVMPLEVPCMELVKAVMAEDYDLAEALGLLEVDSEDFALPTFVCPSKMEMTEIIKNGLRQYAKELSS, from the coding sequence ATGACGCACATACACATTACCAAAGGCCTGGATATTCCAATAAAAGGAAAACCTTCTGGGGAGATTAAACCTTTCATAGCAGCGAGAGAAGGGGCCATGGTACATGCCCCTGGTTTGATTTCTCTCAATTTAAAGCCTTTCGAAGAAACCAAATTTAGGCTGTTAGCTAAAGTGGACGAAAGAGTTAAAATTGGGCAACCTTTGGCTGAAGATAAAGAGGCTCCAGGGCGCATGTTTGTTTCCCCGGCCGGTGGAGTAGTTAAAGAAATTCGAAGAGGTCTTAAACGTCGCCTTTTGGATATTGTGATTGAGATTGAAAAAAATGAAGAATTCCACCTCTATCCTTCTTTAAATGTAGACAAAGCGTCAAGAGAAGAAATCCTCGAGCATTTAAAAGCAGGCGGCTTATTTGCTTGTATTCGCTCCAGGCCTTTTAATATTTTGGCCAATCCCCATAAAATTCCTAAGGCTATTTTCGTAAAAGCTGTAGAATCTGCTCCGTTTGCGCCTCCTTCAGAAATGCAAATCCAAGGTCATGAAAAAGATTTTCAAAGGGGCCTGAATGCTTTAACGAAGTTGACTGAAGGAAAAGTTCACCTTGTTTACCGAGAAAACACCTCTTCTCAAGCCTTTTTGCAAGCCCAGCATGTGGAAAAGCATACAGTAAATGGCCCCCACCCAGTTAGTCATGTTTCCTTACATATTCAGCACATTGACCCTATTCGTTCTCCTGAAGATACCGTCTGGACATTGACAGCAGCCGATGTAGCTGCTATTGGATATTTTTTAACGTATGGTAAAATTTTGACAGAAAGGGTCATTAGCATTGCAGGCCCAGGAGTTATTGAAAACCAGATTGGATATTATAAAATTCGCGCTGGGCAATCTATAGATCGATTAATTGCCGGTAAAATTCGCCAAGGTTCCAATCGATTGATTTCTGGCGATCCTCTCATGGGAGAACGAGTGGAAGCCAATGACTTCTTAGGTTTCTATCATCACGTTCTTTCTGTAATTTCCGAAAATAGCACGCGAGAATTTTTACATTTCTTTCGGCTAGGCTCCCACAAGTTCTCTTTTAGCCGAGCTTATGCTTCCGGCCACTTCGACAATTCTCAGCGAGAATATGAATTTACGACAAATCGACATGGGGAGCATCGAGCATTTATTGACAGTTCCCTTTATAACAAGGTGATGCCACTTGAAGTTCCCTGTATGGAATTAGTGAAAGCTGTCATGGCAGAAGATTACGACTTGGCAGAAGCTCTAGGGTTGCTAGAAGTGGATAGCGAAGATTTTGCCCTTCCCACTTTTGTATGCCCCTCCAAAATGGAAATGACCGAAATCATTAAAAACGGCTTGCGCCAGTATGCGAAAGAACTTTCTAGCTAA